The following are encoded in a window of Macadamia integrifolia cultivar HAES 741 unplaced genomic scaffold, SCU_Mint_v3 scaffold3196, whole genome shotgun sequence genomic DNA:
- the LOC122067894 gene encoding wall-associated receptor kinase-like 1, whose protein sequence is MSYQRIEDCSVTFLVHKKFQGATQRRKKMVSKHMLILNVLILLCFPCRNTSAATATEMVVFWPEKCPEITNQFANTCKRYLPSSSIPFSENDSFKVFPPFYQKNKEVFPIYNWTDVQNMLSFELYAADGFMTEDPLLDPFNVNYSFAEHVTRRERGRRRNSTRFFVDFSFSGFAAPVFYIAQDYAPEPSVHQKFSGSSGDLGSDFSSSLLDNSSIVVYVVLLGTSILGLIVLAIWFYQAQMRKKKTKRRETFFKLNGHLLLKKQIAHAVHIKIFAMEEMERATDKFNGSRIIGRGGSSIVYKGMLPDGTVVAIKKAINFDETRIDEFIDEIVILSRINHKNMVELLGCCLETQVPLLVYDFVPNGTLSQHLHDVTSASFLSWEHRLKIAVEVAEALAYMHSFPNRPIIHRDIKSTNILLDGNFHAKVSDFGVSRLLPSAETHVTTLVRGSLGYLDPEYYQSGQLTEKSDVYSFGVVLAELMTSEKAIFTARTEEVEGLANHFVKSMKGNHLMQILDPRLVDERNVDEFHMVAMIAERCLGLTGKDRPNMKVVAAELLHLMSKEKIPRKQRGFKKIRVFQNVASRLIIRPRPT, encoded by the exons ATGTCTTATCAGAGAATTGAAGACTgctcagtaacattcttagTACATAAGAAATTTCAAGGAGCAACtcagaggagaaagaaaatggtTTCCAAGCATATGTTAATTCTTAACGTATTGATTTTATTATGTTTTCCATGCAGGAACACTTCTGCTGCGACTGCAACTGAAATGGTGGTTTTTTGGCCTGAGAAATGCCCAGAAATTACCAATCAGTTTGCTAATACCTGCAAGCGCtaccttccatcttcttccatACCCTTCTCAGAAAATGACTCCTTCAAAGTTTTCCCaccattctaccaaaaaaacaaagaagtttTCCCAATTTACAACTGGACTGATGTTCAGAATATGCTCTCCTTCGAACTTTATGCAGCAGACGGCTTCATGACAGAGGATCCCCTGTTAGACCCATTTAATGTCAATTACTCTTTTGCAGAGCATGTGACGCGTagagagaggggaagaagaagaaattccaCCCGCTTTTTCGTTGATTTTTCATTCTCTG GATTCGCAGCGCCAGTTTTTTATATTGCACAAGATTATGCCCCAGAACCTTCAGTTCATCAGAAATTTTCTGGTTCATCAGGTGACCTGGGAAGTGACTTTTCATCTAGTTTATTAGACAACAGCTCGATTGTTGTTTATGTTGTACTTCTAG GAACTTCTATCTTAGGCTTAATTGTCCTTGCTATCTGGTTTTATCAAGCACaaatgagaaagaagaaaacaaaacggAGAGAAACATTCTTTAAGCTAAATGGGCATTTGCTACTGAAGAAACAGATTGCTCATGCTGTACATATCAAAATCTTTGCCATGGAAGAGATGGAAAGAGCAACTGACAAATTCAATGGTAGTAGAATCATTGGCAGAGGAGGTTCAAGCATTGTTTACAAGGGAATGCTACCAGATGGTACCGTGGTAGCTATTAAGAAGGCCATCAATTTCGATGAAACTAGAATTGATGAATTCATAGACGAAATTGTCATTTTGTCTCGAATCAATCATAAAAACATGGTGGAGCTGCTGGGTTGTTGCTTAGAAACACAGGTTCCTCTATTGGTTTATGACTTTGTCCCCAATGGAACCCTCTCCCAACATCTCCATGATGTTACATctgcttcattcttgagttgggaACACCGCTTGAAGATTGCTGTTGAAGTTGCAGAAGCACTCGCCTATATGCATTCTTTTCCAAATAGGCCAATCATTCATAGAGACATAAAATCAACCAACATACTGTTGGATGGGAATTTTCATGCCAAAGTGTCTGATTTTGGGGTTTCAAGGCTACTCCCATCTGCCGAAACTCATGTAACTACACTGGTCCGAGGAAGCTTGGGTTACTTAGATCCAGAGTATTACCAATCAGGTCAACTCACGGAGAAGAGCGATGTCTATAGCTTTGGAGTAGTTCTTGCAGAGCTCATGACAAGTGAAAAAGCAATCTTCACCGCTAGAACAGAAGAAGTTGAAGGTCTAGCCAATCATTTTGTGAAATCAATGAAAGGTAATCACTTGATGCAGATTTTAGATCCTAGATTAGTGGACGAAAGAAATGTTGATGAGTTCCATATGGTTGCCATGATTGCTGAAAGATGCTTAGGATTGACTGGGAAAGATAGACCCAATATGAAAGTAGTGGCAGCTGAACTTCTGCATCTGATGTCCAAAGAGAAGATTCCAAGAAAACAGAGAGGGTTCAAGAAGATCCGTGTGTTTCAAAACGTTGCCAGTCGACTAATTATAAGGCCAAGGCCAACATAG